Proteins from a genomic interval of Chroococcidiopsis thermalis PCC 7203:
- a CDS encoding ABC transporter ATP-binding protein encodes MTASLINFATAIKPSIKHRKRSAESNCGANIPESSAIVAKGIEMAFQSGQQQYPVLKGIDLEIRAGDIQLLMGPSGSGKTTLLSILAGLLTPTEGCVYLLGKEITRMSREKLAKFRLHNIGFIFQGFNLFPALTAAENVELVLNYKGINGAIAQKQARTLLEQVGLGAQVNQKPSDLSGGQKQRVAIARALAGNPKLIMADEPTAALDSQSGHNVIQLLRNLAKEQGCTVLMVTHDPRIIDVADRVSYLEDGMLTQK; translated from the coding sequence ATGACAGCCTCTTTAATCAATTTCGCCACTGCAATTAAGCCTTCAATCAAGCACCGCAAAAGATCGGCGGAATCGAACTGTGGTGCAAATATCCCAGAATCGTCAGCCATTGTCGCTAAAGGGATAGAAATGGCATTTCAGTCAGGACAACAGCAGTATCCCGTGCTGAAGGGGATCGATCTCGAAATTCGAGCTGGTGATATTCAATTACTTATGGGACCATCCGGTTCGGGTAAGACAACCTTACTCTCAATTTTGGCAGGATTGCTTACGCCAACAGAAGGATGCGTTTACTTGCTTGGCAAAGAGATTACTAGAATGTCTCGGGAAAAGCTGGCGAAATTTAGATTACATAATATTGGTTTTATCTTCCAAGGTTTTAACTTATTTCCGGCGCTAACGGCAGCAGAAAATGTCGAGTTAGTGCTGAACTATAAGGGGATTAATGGTGCGATCGCCCAAAAACAAGCACGAACTTTGCTAGAACAAGTAGGATTAGGGGCGCAGGTGAATCAAAAACCTAGCGATCTATCCGGCGGACAAAAACAGCGAGTCGCGATCGCCCGTGCTTTGGCTGGTAATCCCAAGTTGATTATGGCAGACGAACCCACAGCAGCTTTAGATTCTCAAAGCGGTCACAACGTAATTCAGTTACTTCGCAATTTGGCAAAAGAGCAAGGTTGCACTGTTTTGATGGTGACGCAC